The region AGTAGATAAAAAGAACCAGGAGGGAATCCTAATCACCCCGGTTTTTAAAGATTACAAAAATGATAAGCTTAAAGTGATCTCTTTCTATGCTAAAAAAGCACGTGGTACGATGGCCAGGTATTTAATTGAGAATAAGATCGATTCTCTAGAAGGAATTAAAGCCTTTGCTATGGACGATTACAAATTTTCAGAACAAGAAACAGTTAAAGAAAACGAGCCTGTATTTGTAAGGTGAGACTTGACAAAATTATGGCACTAGTTTAGAGTTTCATAGGTATAAGTTTTATCTTTCGGCATGGAAGAAGAAAAATCCCATTTTTCTATTAAAGATTGGTCACTTAACGATAGACCAAGAGAGAAGCTTTTGCACAAAGGTAGTTCCTCACTTTCTGAAGCAGAATTGATTGCGATATTGATAGGCAGCGGCACCCGTAAAATGAGTGCGGTAGAATTAAGTCGTATGATGATGAACGACTCTCAAAATTCACTAGATATCCTAGGAAAAAAAAGCCTGAAAGAACTCATGAAATACAAGGGGATAGGAGAGGCAAAAGCCATTAGCATTGCCGCAGCAATGGAATTAGGTAAACGTCGTGCCATGGAAATGCCAGCAGGACTCCCTAAGATTAAATCCAGTAAAGATGCTTTTAGAATTATGCAACCCATTATAGGAGAATTGCCTCACGAAGAGTTTTGGGTCATGCTACTGGATAACGCCCACAAAGTCTTAGAGAAAAAAAATATCAGTATAGGTGGAATAACCGGTACCCTGGTAGATACACGGCTGGTATTTAAAAAGGCAATAGAAGCCGGAGCAGTTGCTATGGTGCTTGCACACAATCATCCTAGTGGAACTTTACAACCTAGTGTTCAAGATAAATCACTTACTCATAAATTAATAGAAGCAGGTAAATTACTCGATATCAAAGTACTCGACCATTTAATTATAACACAACAGAGCTTTTATAGTTTTGCAGATGAAGGACAGCTATTATGATTTTAATTTACTGTGCTAACATCACTCCTAGGAAAGAGTATATTTTTAAACACGTCTTTCGTCGTTTGATGTTACAAGATTTTAAATTTACCTCAGAGGTGAGTAAATTTGTAAGTCATTCTGGTGTAAAATTCAGTTACGGGCCTAAGCCATTAGGAGAAGAATTATTTATCTGGTCCCATGGTCTTCTAGATGAAAATGGTATAGATGATCATGAAATTGAATTTCATCAATGGGATGAGCTTCCTATCTTTTTCAAGGCTCCAGAGCGCAGTGATATACCCTTTGATGTTTTTTCGGCTGCGTTTTATTTAATCACGAGGTACGAAGAGTATTTGCCGCAGGTAAAAGACGACTTAGGAAGGTATAGTGCCAAAGAAAGTACGGCCGTTAAAGGAGGCTTTATTTTAATGCCCTTAGTAGATCTATGGATTAGAAAATTACTCATTCTTCTAAACAGGAGTTTTGATACTACCATCAAGCGAGAATTACAGCTTAAAACAATTGTAACTATTGAGGTGTCTTCTTTCTTTAAGTATAAAGGTCGCGGTGTGATGGATAACGCTATCTTGTTTTATGGTCATATCAAACGATTTAAAATACGCTATCTATTCAAACAGATCTTGGTTCTTTTAGGTTTTAAAATAGACCCATTTAACAATTACCAGCAATTGATTGATTCCATGAGAAATAGATGGAAACACGGAAGAAAAATACCCAGTGCTACAGAGAATATGATCTTTTTCTTTCATTTAGGAAGATATAACCGTACCGATAACGGGATAAGTCATAGGTCCAGAAGATATAGGGAAGCTATCAAACAAATAGGGGATTATGTAGATATAGGTTTGAGGTATTCTTTTTTTTGTGATGATAATGAAGTAAAGGCACAAGGAAAGAAGTTTGAGAAAATATCAAACAGGCCATTGAGTAAAACTATGGCAGCTTATTCTAAGATTTCCACTCCAGGACATTACAAACGACTGGTAGATTTAGAAAAACTAGAAGATTACAGCATGGGTTATGAAACCATGCCTGGTTTTAGAGCAAGCACCAGTCATCCATTTTATTTTTATGACCTCGATTACGAGGTGCAAACTCCGTTGCTTATCTATTCCTATGCCTTGCATTACAAAAGTATTTCTGGCAATATGCTTAATGGTCAGAAACAAATAGTACAACAATTGAAAAGAAGAGTAGAAGAGGTATCAGGCCATTTTATAGTCATGTATGATTATGCACAATTTGAGCAAGGTTTAAAAAGTCATGCGACTACCATTTTAGAATATATATATGACAAAGAAGTTTAATAATATAGAACACATTTTTTTTGATTTAGATCACACACTCTGGGATTTTGATCTGAATAGTAAGTTGGCCTATAAACAGATATTTGAAGAGCATCAACTCACTTTAGAGTTGGACAGATTCATTGAAATATATGAACCCTTGAACTTGCAGTTTTGGCGCATGTTTAGAGAGAATAAGATTTCTAAGGAAAACTTGCGCTTCCAAAGGTTAAAAACTGCTTTTGATGCTTGTGATTATGCTGTAGAAGACGAGAAGATCCATCTCTTTGCAGATTTATACATGGAGTACCTTCCTAATTATAATCACCTTTTTGACGGGTGTATTGAGCTCTTAGATCAACTTCAAGACAATTACCGACTTCATTTGATCACTAATGGATTTAATGGTGTCCAGCAAAATAAAATCAAGAACTCCGGTTTAGATAAGTATTTTGACGTGGTATTAACTGCTGAAGCTGCGGGAGTGAAGAAACCAGCACCAGAAATTTTTCACAAAGCTTTACAAATGGCTAATGCAGAAGTAGCCAATAGTTTGATGATAGGAGACAGCTATGAGGCCGATATCAAAGGTGCTCAAAATATAGGGCTAGCAACGATCTGGTTTCAACTAAAAGATGAGGTCGTTCCAGAACATGAAGTAGTTGTTCGTCACCTCAGGGATATCTACCCATTATTGTCATAATCGTAATGGTCTTTCCAGCGTTTTTGTAAAAACTCCTTTTGTGCATTTTCTCTAGGATTATTCCCAGGCTCGTAGATTTTTGTTTTACTGATCTCAGCAGGTAAAAAGTCGTAGTGGGCAAAATTCCCAGGATGGTCGTGTGCATATTTGTACTCTTCTCCATACCCCAATTCCTTCATAAGCTTTTTAGGGGCGTTTCTTAGCCCTAATGGCACCGACAGGTCTCCGGTTTCTTTTACGAGCCGTTGAGCGTTCCCTATAGCCATATAGCTAGCGTTACTTTTTAAGGAAGTGGCGAGATAAACGGCGCACTGGCTTAAAATAATTCGTGATTCTGGGTAACCTATGGTAGAAACCGCCTGGAAGGTATTGTTGGCCATGATAAGAGCGGTAGGATTTGCATTTCCTATATCTTCAGAGGCCAGTATCAACATTCTACGAGCTATGAACTTTAGATCTTCGCCTCCCTCAATCATTCTTGCAAGCCAGTAAACACTGGCATTAGGGTCGCTGCCTCGTATGGATTTGATAAAAGCACTGATGATGTCATAATGTTGTTCACCAGTTTTATCATATCGTGCAGGATTAGCTTGTACTTGTGATAATACCAGCTTGTTCGTGATGGATATTTTATCCGTGGTTTGAGAATTCACGACAAGCTCAAAAACATTTAATAGTTTGCGTGCATCACCACCACTAATTCTTATAAGTGCTTCTGTTTCTGTGATGTCAATATCTTTTTTAGATAAGAGTTCATCAATTTCAATGGCCCTGCGGAGTAAGTTTTCTAAGTCCGCTTTCGCGAAAGCGTCTAATACATAAACCTGACATCTAGATAAAAGTGCCGGGATGACTTCAAAACTTGGATTCTCTGTCGTGGCTCCTATAAGGGTGACCCAGCCTTTCTCTACGGCCCCCAAAAGTGAATCTTGCTGTGATTTGCTGAACCTATGGATCTCATCAATAAACAAAATTGGATTCTTTGCTGTAAATAAGCCTCCAGAGTTCTTTGATTTCTCTATTACCTCACGTATGTCCTTTACACCGCTGTTGATTGCACTAAGGGAGTAGAAAGGGCGTTTGCTCTCTTGGGCAATAATATTAGCAAGAGTTGTTTTTCCAGTTCCTGGAGGGCCCCACAAGATCAAGGATGGAGTGGTGCCATTAAGGATATGTTGTCTCAAGGCACCCTTGTCACCTACAAGATGTTGCTGGCTCAAGTACTGGTTGAGATTGTTCGGTCGGATTCGTTCTGCGAGTGGTGTGTTTTGCATAAGGCTAAATTAAAGGTTCTTCGTCTTACGTACAATTTAAGATCCCATCATTTGTAATGATGTCATGACAAGATTTCGTTTATTTGTATTGGCTTCTTAATTGATAGGTACCTTCTAATGAAAGATTCAGAATATTTTAAATTTGATGGGTTCACCGTTTTACCGGCGGTGTTCTTTGTATTTGTTATGTGGCTGGTTTATTGGTTAGAAGTGAAATTTCACTTTAGGTTTACAGACAATGGAATCCGTCCACACCGATTGTCAGGTTTACAAGGGGTCGTTTTTAGTCCTTTTATCCATTCTGGATTGAAACATTTATGGAGCAATTCTTTACCATGTCTTATTCTTATCACCGCTCTTAGCTTTTTTTACAGAAGAGTGAGTTTCTATGTATTGGTGGGTGGAATAGTGCTAACTGGTGTTCTTACGTGGCTTTTAGGAAGACCTTCTTACCATATAGGAGCAAGTGGTGTCGTGTATATGTTAACGGCCTTTTTATTTTTTAAAGGCGTGTTTACGGGTCATTATAAATTACTTTCTTTAAGCTTTTTAGTGGCTTTTTTTTATGGTAGTTTGATATGGTATGTATTGCCCATTAAAGAAGGTGTTTCTTGGGAGGGTCATTTAAGCGGTGCCATAGCAGGCTTGTTTCTCGCTATAGTAACACGTAACAAGCTTCCTGAAAAGAGAAAGTACGTATGGGAACTGGAGCACTACAAAGAAGAGGAAGATCCCTTCATGCTTCATTTTGACGAGAACGGTAACTTTGTGGAATCCATTGATGAAGAAGAGTAGTAACGCTATAACTTCTGTCTCACTACTTCATAAAGCATAGCTCCACAAGCCACAGATACATTAAGAGAGGCGATGTCACCTTGCATAGGCAGTTTCACTATGTGGTCGAGCGTTTTCAATGTAGAAGGATTGATACCTCGGTCTTCACTACCCATTACAATACCAAGGGGTATGTTCAAATCAATATCGTACAATAACTGGGTTGCTTTTTCACTAGCTCCAGCGGTTTGTATACCATAGGCTTGTAAAAGAAAAATAGCGTCTTTGATGTGGTTTACTTTACAAATAGGCATGTTAAACACGGCACCAGCACTGGTTTTGATAGTGGCGGCATTTACAGGGGCACTTCCTTTCTCTGATACAATAATGGCTTTAACACCTGTACACTCAGCAGTACGTATAATAGCACCGAAGTTGCGTACATCAGTTATTCCATCAAGCAATAAGAAAAGTGGTTTAGTTTCTAGATCGGTCTTTTCAAGAATGCTTTCCAGATCATGAAAGTCCACAGGAGATATGCTTGCCGCAGCTCCTTGGTGATTACCTCCTTTAGCAATATGGTCTAGTTTTTCACTAGGCACATAAGAAACGGCTATGTTATTTTTACGTGCAGTGTTTTGAAGTTGGTGCATTAAAACCCCGTCAGCTTCTTTAAGAAGGTAGATTTTAGAAATCTCTTTATCGCTTTCGATTGCTTCTATGATTGCTCTGATCCCGTAAATGTATGTAGTCTTTTCCATGCTGCAAATGTAGTAGTTATTATTTGAGTTTAGTGCAAAAAAAAACCCAAGCCTAAGCTTGGGTTTTTAAAATTTTATTGTGGATCAATAATTATTGATTCACACAGAAAGATCTGCTTTGAGAAGCTCCAAAAGCACCTCCACCTGAAGCAAATGTAATAATAGAACAAGTTATTGTGTAGTTTCCAGTAACAGTTCCGTCTAGTTGACCATCTCCATAAGAGTCAGTTATTGTAGCTGTATAACAACCATCAGCTAAGAAAATGTCAGCTGTGATAGTTTGTACACCGTTACCTAGAGCAGGCATGGTATAAACCACATTTCCTGTAGCATCGTCTGTAATACTAAAACCAGTTTCACCAGCATAAAAATCAGTGTTGATGGTAAACGTAGTATCATTACAAACAATTTCTCTAAAGTAATCTACAGTTGTTGATCCTTTGAAAGCAGCAGTTGTTCCTCCAGACGTTTCGATTGTAAAAGTTGCGGTTTTAAGATCTCCATCATTTCCTGTAATTGCAGCGTAGTCAAAAGCTACTGAAAGCACTCCTTCATAAGAGTCTGCAGGAATAGATAAAGAACCAACTGTAAATTCAGCAGGATTAGTTGCGTCATTTACTGTTACGTTAAAAGACCTTGCTTCACCAGATACAGTCGTACTTAAAACTGGAATGGATAAAGTTAAACCTTCTACAGGTATCGATGTACTATAAGCAGCTTGAGTAAACTGTAGTGCCGTTTGTCCATTGACATTGTCAAAGATAGGCTCTTCAGATTCACAAGAAATTATGAATGCTGTTAAGCATATTGCGATAAATTTTATATAGTTTTTCATTTTCATTTTTTTTAGATTAATAACCAGGGTTTTGTTGTGCTCTCAAACCAGGATTACCGTTGAATTCAGATAATGGAATAGGCCAGTTGAATCTAAAGTCTGATAAAGCAAGATCACAAGCTGCAAAAGGAGCACAATCCATGTTAGCTCTATCAATACCTCTATTACCTAGAGAACCTAGTCTTCTAAGATCGACATATCTTCTTCCTTCAAAAGCAAATTCTAGTCTTCTTTCGTCAACAATTGCACCCCAAGCTTCTGTTATATTAGCATATGCAGGAGTAGCTTGATCAGCTCCAAACCTTGAATCTCTCAAATCATCAATTAATCCTGCAACGCCAGGAGCGTCACCAGCATTAGCACGAGCCTCTGCAAGAATCAATAACATTTCTGAAGAACGTAATATTTTTTGATCGTTCATTAATGGTTGACCTTCTGAACCTCTATACTTATTTACAATAAATACATCTCTACCAGCTTCAGCAACATTTGAAAATTCAATTCCATTGTTGTCTCTTCTTAAATCAGCTGCGTCATATGCAAACCATAAGTTAGTAGCCATTTCATAATATGGACCACCATTCAGGTCAGGACCAGAAAAGGCAAAACTAGCACCGTTCCATCCACCAGCAGAAGAACTTCCTGTAGCACCTTGACCGTCATAAGAATCATTAATAGTTCTTTCTAACTTCATGATTACTTCTGTGTTACCAGTGTCAGCGATCATAGCATCATACTGAGCAGGTGTTCCTAATGGGTAAGAGGTTAGTAAACTATTTGCGTAAGTTACTGCATTACCATAATCACCTGAATAAGCATAAGCTCTTGCTTTTAAAGCATTTACACTATCCTTACTAAAGAATGTAGAACTACTTTGAGTATCAATTAACCCATTAGCAGCGTCCAAGTCAGTAAATATTGCTGTAAAAGTTTCCCCAGTAGTGT is a window of Nonlabens sp. MB-3u-79 DNA encoding:
- the radC gene encoding RadC family protein, which encodes MEEEKSHFSIKDWSLNDRPREKLLHKGSSSLSEAELIAILIGSGTRKMSAVELSRMMMNDSQNSLDILGKKSLKELMKYKGIGEAKAISIAAAMELGKRRAMEMPAGLPKIKSSKDAFRIMQPIIGELPHEEFWVMLLDNAHKVLEKKNISIGGITGTLVDTRLVFKKAIEAGAVAMVLAHNHPSGTLQPSVQDKSLTHKLIEAGKLLDIKVLDHLIITQQSFYSFADEGQLL
- a CDS encoding DUF7033 domain-containing protein, which codes for MILIYCANITPRKEYIFKHVFRRLMLQDFKFTSEVSKFVSHSGVKFSYGPKPLGEELFIWSHGLLDENGIDDHEIEFHQWDELPIFFKAPERSDIPFDVFSAAFYLITRYEEYLPQVKDDLGRYSAKESTAVKGGFILMPLVDLWIRKLLILLNRSFDTTIKRELQLKTIVTIEVSSFFKYKGRGVMDNAILFYGHIKRFKIRYLFKQILVLLGFKIDPFNNYQQLIDSMRNRWKHGRKIPSATENMIFFFHLGRYNRTDNGISHRSRRYREAIKQIGDYVDIGLRYSFFCDDNEVKAQGKKFEKISNRPLSKTMAAYSKISTPGHYKRLVDLEKLEDYSMGYETMPGFRASTSHPFYFYDLDYEVQTPLLIYSYALHYKSISGNMLNGQKQIVQQLKRRVEEVSGHFIVMYDYAQFEQGLKSHATTILEYIYDKEV
- a CDS encoding YjjG family noncanonical pyrimidine nucleotidase produces the protein MTKKFNNIEHIFFDLDHTLWDFDLNSKLAYKQIFEEHQLTLELDRFIEIYEPLNLQFWRMFRENKISKENLRFQRLKTAFDACDYAVEDEKIHLFADLYMEYLPNYNHLFDGCIELLDQLQDNYRLHLITNGFNGVQQNKIKNSGLDKYFDVVLTAEAAGVKKPAPEIFHKALQMANAEVANSLMIGDSYEADIKGAQNIGLATIWFQLKDEVVPEHEVVVRHLRDIYPLLS
- a CDS encoding replication-associated recombination protein A; translated protein: MQNTPLAERIRPNNLNQYLSQQHLVGDKGALRQHILNGTTPSLILWGPPGTGKTTLANIIAQESKRPFYSLSAINSGVKDIREVIEKSKNSGGLFTAKNPILFIDEIHRFSKSQQDSLLGAVEKGWVTLIGATTENPSFEVIPALLSRCQVYVLDAFAKADLENLLRRAIEIDELLSKKDIDITETEALIRISGGDARKLLNVFELVVNSQTTDKISITNKLVLSQVQANPARYDKTGEQHYDIISAFIKSIRGSDPNASVYWLARMIEGGEDLKFIARRMLILASEDIGNANPTALIMANNTFQAVSTIGYPESRIILSQCAVYLATSLKSNASYMAIGNAQRLVKETGDLSVPLGLRNAPKKLMKELGYGEEYKYAHDHPGNFAHYDFLPAEISKTKIYEPGNNPRENAQKEFLQKRWKDHYDYDNNG
- a CDS encoding rhomboid family intramembrane serine protease; the encoded protein is MKDSEYFKFDGFTVLPAVFFVFVMWLVYWLEVKFHFRFTDNGIRPHRLSGLQGVVFSPFIHSGLKHLWSNSLPCLILITALSFFYRRVSFYVLVGGIVLTGVLTWLLGRPSYHIGASGVVYMLTAFLFFKGVFTGHYKLLSLSFLVAFFYGSLIWYVLPIKEGVSWEGHLSGAIAGLFLAIVTRNKLPEKRKYVWELEHYKEEEDPFMLHFDENGNFVESIDEEE
- the rlmB gene encoding 23S rRNA (guanosine(2251)-2'-O)-methyltransferase RlmB, coding for MEKTTYIYGIRAIIEAIESDKEISKIYLLKEADGVLMHQLQNTARKNNIAVSYVPSEKLDHIAKGGNHQGAAASISPVDFHDLESILEKTDLETKPLFLLLDGITDVRNFGAIIRTAECTGVKAIIVSEKGSAPVNAATIKTSAGAVFNMPICKVNHIKDAIFLLQAYGIQTAGASEKATQLLYDIDLNIPLGIVMGSEDRGINPSTLKTLDHIVKLPMQGDIASLNVSVACGAMLYEVVRQKL
- a CDS encoding RagB/SusD family nutrient uptake outer membrane protein; this encodes MKIYKNLILGALAVFAVSCEDAIDIEQVGLLGADNALQTTNDLQDALSAAYNRLDTTPEIHFNAVFTDEIRIAYSNGGQGQSLYRQQFNSGAAGPSALWTRNYQGITRATRIIEAAADIDSDDQAAEDRIVGQAHAIRAFLHLQLLQYYSTDLTDPTTLGVPVIDFVANTGLAPLRNTTGETFTAIFTDLDAANGLIDTQSSSTFFSKDSVNALKARAYAYSGDYGNAVTYANSLLTSYPLGTPAQYDAMIADTGNTEVIMKLERTINDSYDGQGATGSSSAGGWNGASFAFSGPDLNGGPYYEMATNLWFAYDAADLRRDNNGIEFSNVAEAGRDVFIVNKYRGSEGQPLMNDQKILRSSEMLLILAEARANAGDAPGVAGLIDDLRDSRFGADQATPAYANITEAWGAIVDERRLEFAFEGRRYVDLRRLGSLGNRGIDRANMDCAPFAACDLALSDFRFNWPIPLSEFNGNPGLRAQQNPGY